In Drosophila busckii strain San Diego stock center, stock number 13000-0081.31 chromosome 3R, ASM1175060v1, whole genome shotgun sequence, the sequence CACGCGATataaaagctaagctaatCGCATAGTTCTCCATTAGACGGCACGCAATGCACCGGGGCTGCCAAAAATCAAAGTTAATTAGtgttaataaaacaatattgcGAGAAATTCCAAAAGCTCCCGGCATTTTTTGATTTCTATCAACTAAAGCGAATTCTACTAAAATGACCTTGGGCAATGCTTCAACCATTATAagatacatacatagacaCCGGGGCTAACATAAACTCTCGTGACTTATGGGCATACAAACATAGTCACAGacctatatatgtatgtgaataTACATAAGTACGTATATGTGTGCGGATGACACTTAATTCAGCGTGTGCTTTTTTGTGGGCGCACTAAAGCTTTTTCAAGAGCAAGAGCTGAACTTGATTGCTTAATCTCGCTCTACGTCATTCTATTGTAGTCACAGCTGACAGTTTATGCTCTCTTCTCGATCTCGTGCCTTAACATATaatactctttttttttgtttttttttttacatatgtacgtaaataaatcaattacaacaattgaACGTTTTTACCTATTTCTGGCATAGTCAGCGCAAATTGGTAATTTCGagcagtaaattaatttaataaattaaatttaagcgccTCGCCTGATCTTTTATTGAATCCGGCAGTTTGTATGGCACAATCTGTTTGCAATTGAGTTTCTCTAAGGTATAAGCACTATACATGCATTTACCAAAATCGAAATTCGCAAGGATTTATCAGAAATCAACTTTTAATAGCTGCGTCTTGACAGTTTCATAACAatccataaatattttgatttatttatagtaattcttttaagaaaataaacaattttggattattattataaaatgttggctttattttgtttagtcGAGGTTAAGTTTGGAGTGACTGGTATAGTTGTTGCCCTCGCCGTATATAGGCCAACCTTAGTGCTACCACTAAATCCCTCTTAAATTCTTCTTCCCTCCCCGCTGAACCAATTATTAGATAAAACGAaaagtaaatagttttttCCTGTTTCAGCAAGTTCCAAAAGGTCGTTTATAAATGCGAACCTCAAGGAAATTGTCTCTCGCTAAGTGCAGGCCAGATGTCACGCTTTCTTCACAATTGCAAGTTTTGCTAAAATCGTTGTGAAGCACTCTCAGTCTCATGGCGTGTGTGTCTATGAGATGAAAGTGCACCGTGAGGGATCCGACCAGCATTGAGATGTGGATTCTCTTCTGGTGGAGAAGAGTGGAATTTCGGTTGAGACTTTGAATTTGACATGTGAGCCTAGAGATAGCACAGGTGGTTAGCTCTCTCCAGTGTGCTGTTCCATGctgttttgttgctatttcaTTACGTTACCGCCTGATTTACATGACAATGATTTGGGAGACGAAAGCTCTCCTTTTCCCTTTATGCCTTCAACTCTGTTATGATTTTCGGTGAGTCCTATGACAGAGCACGTTGCTATCTATCTAGACACTAGATCGAGGGGTATCAGATGAAATATAGTGCATCGGTGGTGGCGgtgttattaaaataatgtaactaggttatttatttatttgtatatttttactCTAACCAGTGTTTTTAAGCATTCGAATAGAAATCAGTAACGTATAAGAgagaaaatatgtttttggTTTCCTAATGTCCTAAACATATAGAATCCCCAAGTTTTCTTGGTGTTTACATTAATTTTCCTTTAAAGAAATAAGggttcttttttatttttgacttaTGAAAAAATTCTTCTGCTCTATAGCGATTTCAACTGATTCTTATAGCTGCCACATACGCTGACGACACTGCCTTCCTCGCTTCAGCCACATCCCCCAGTGAAGCCTCTCAGCTGATGCAAAGGCAACTAGACATGCTTGGCACGTGGCTGGTCGCTGGAACATAACAGTAAATTCTGAAAAGTCCACCCACACCACCTTCAGCTTGCGGCCAGGTGACTGCCCGCCTGCCAGCCTACTATTGCACGGGAGCCTACGCCAAACTATCTAGGAATGAAGCTAGACAGAAGGCTCTCCCGGGGCTCCCATCTTGCACTCAAACGCAAACAAGCGGAAGAAAAATTAACCAAACTCCACTGGCTAATAGGCAGGAGCTCAAAACTCAAGTTAAGCGTTAAACTGCTGATATACAAATCCATTGTGAAGTCCACCTGGACTTACGGTATTCAGCTGTGGGGCACAGCCAGCAGAACTAACCGGCTAAAAATTCAAAGGCTACAAAACAAAGCGTTGCGTATCATATTCAAAGCTCATCATCCATGCCGAGCTCAACAGCCCCTGGGTGAACTGCACCACCACTAGACGCCTCAATAGAAACCACCCACTCGACCTCCATACAACTCAACAATAGACAATAAATAACCCACCAATgtattactatatataaactatcAATGTACCacgattaaatttaattattgcctCTTCAGgcagattttaaataaaaactctaagaaagaaaaaaatctatatatatatataatatggttccattaaaatacaaatattttagttaaatctataagcttatcaaatttaaaaacaaaaacttaattttcttttatcgtcgactgttaaaagttgacattaaataagtaaataaataaatcctTTTCCTTGGGAAAAACAATCGAAACGCGCTAGTATAAATAGTGTGTAATTATACTATATAAGCTCTGCTGACTAACTTACATAAGGATCTTGCAaagtaattttgttttatatttgaactgtgttataaatttattagtaaTACACGAATTTAATGTTGAAAACCAAGCGTAACGCACATCTTGCCTTTAAAGGGCCGGAAATGGAGCTGCTATTTGCCGCCATAAAAAGTTCGTGACTGTTGTGCACTGTTCAATCCGTTGGGTCAGAGCTTACAATCTTTTCGTGTCCTCAAAAATTGCTTcatgaattttataaaagcaaatcaacaGCCAACAATATTCTCACAGCCGCTACAACACCCAAGCCACTGTTGCTTTCAGATAATTCAACTAACTTGCGTGACACGCACTTGGAGTCTCAGTCATTTCATTACATACGTACACATCCTAGCATCGACTGAATCCAACATGAATGatttccagctgctgctgaatttCACCCAAGCCCACAGAACGTGACAGGAAGAAATAATACCTATTGGTGAGCATTGCCTAATGTACTGACTgcgaaaataattaaagcctcttacaatttcttaaaaaaatgGATTCAAAAGTAGTTGAAGTAAGACTTAATAAGTCAATCTTTTCCATGTGACACCTTTCTAATCGCCACCTTGTGtacaatataaatttctaaaaacttgtttttattaaaaataaataatgctccTAGCTTAAACAAACCAACAACTGTCGACTGAAAAGACAGAACAAAATAGCCCAATCCATTGCTCAAAATTTGTATCGCCTAAATTGTTCCTAGCTTATAAATGAACATATTACTACAAAGTCATTTGGTTCTAGCTACACGTTGAGTcattgacaacaaaaaaaaaatgtcaaaaagtaTATTAAGTGAGATGGCGCCGGTTGACGTTTATGTTTTAAGCACGAATAATCGCCACCGCCGAAAAATATGCCGGGAAATACATCGTGCATTGTTTCGATTCGCACTCAGCCCAATTTTCGAAATAAACAAGCTCGCATTAAAGTTAGGTGTAGCCAACTTTTTGATGCTCTTTGACTAGGGGATCGTGTGTGTCAAATTGACACCACCAAAGTAAAATCCTATGGGATTCCAATCTGGGGTGTTGCCAATCGATCTTTAAAGTCTTGAATTTTCTTTCGCCTAACATCCacctgaaaaaaaaaaacgataaaGGGAACactttttgatttgttaagGTTagttttagaatatttaaattaaactttgacACTtggcttttcctttttttatttttgataattttggATTGGAATAGTATTAATCAAGtgactttaaaaatatgttaagacaccataaaatactttagaagattattttttttggaattttggCTGCAGAGAGCATTTCTATCGAACTGTCTCTTTATTTGTTACAATCAGGTGTGTTCTTccatgtatgcatatgtgtatgtgggAGCGAGTGAATAGGACTGTGTTTTTGTCATATTTCTGGtgggtttgtgtgtgtgcgtgaagCTGTTAAAATTGTTCATGCCTGCGAGCATTGTGGAATTTTTAATATCATAAAGCGTTGCATACCTACCTCACCGTGAAGTATCCATTGGGTTTGAGatgtgcacatgtgtgtgtgtgtgtgctgagcgGGTTTATATGCACAAACATAAATAGATAtaaacacacagcacacagaacacacacacagtctagCGGCTGTAAACAATTTTCCATTCaacttaacaattaataaaatattttcgtttatttCGTAACATGTGAAATATTAGTTGATTGcacttttcatatttaataaaaaatatcctCTTAAGCTtgttagtttataaaaaataggtTTAAATATCCGAAACTTTGTACAAATTCTATGCTGTGTTTGCATATTGCCATTTGATAACATTGCAAATAGCATATAAATAGCCCAAGGCGGCCACAAAAAATTGAAGGCTCTTTTTCTAGTTCAATGTGTGGTAAGTGAATTATGCGAATGTGAAAGTGATTCTGTATATAACATACAAgtttgtgcatgtgtttgtttactttcGATAGCTTGGCTATAGAGAGCTCTATTTACAAACAGATTTGCGCTGGGGCTGCGCTTTTGAGGCCACCTCTGGGCAACTCGCTGACCAGTCCGTCGGTCCGGATTACTAGCCTAGTGTAGAGCAGAGATAACGCGAACGACGGCTGCATATGACGTTAGGGCCTAGTACAACAGACGCTTGTCCAAGTACATGCTGTCCCAGAGACGCAGCTTATCGGCTTCGGGCAAATCCATCACCTGAACATCGTGCGAAATGTTAAGACACCTGAACACCGCATCCTCTTGTGATATGGGCAGCCAGGGCTGAGCCGGTTTCTCGTCATCGGTGGTGTCTTGCGCGGCTAGCGGTGTGCTGGGATTACCGGTTGCAGAAAACTGCACTAGCATGCAGACCAGCCGTCTTATGGTCTTGAACTCGGCTGTGCGGCGCTTTAGTTTTTTGGCTGCCGCATTGTAGAACAAGTAGGACAAATCGTCGGCATGACACGTGCCGCGCACCTTGCGGCCGCAGGTGATAATTCGCATTATGTTAAAGTGCTTTGAATCAAAGTCGAAGCGATACAAATATGTTGGCACCTTGGGGGCATTCAAGGCGCGTGACAGCAGCGTGCGGTGTATGCTGTGCCAGAAATATTTGTACGAGCAGAGCTGCAAAGAGATGGAGAATGAAGCGTTAAAAGTCTTGCGCCCAAGTTTATCTATGCTCCACTTACATCACAGTATTCCAGCAAAGTCGCAAGACTGGGTTGCTTGTCGCCAAAGTAGGCGGCTCTTAGCTGCTTGCCAAAGGCACGACGCTGTTCCACATTGAGGCCGGCATCCTCGGGAGTTACAAACTCGCAGTCGCCCAGTTCGCACAACAGCCCTGGCCACTTGCGAATCTCGGGAAAGACGAGAAGGCCTTCGAAAGAGTTGCCGCCCACTATCATGGGTATCTCGTTGCCCCAGCAGTTGCGCATCATCTCCAGCGGTGGCTTGGGTATCACACAGTGCGCCGATTCATATGGCTCCACGGTTGGCGCAAAGCTGAACATTAGCTTCCGCTGATGGCGCTCCTCCATGGTAATGATCTCCTCGGCCATGCGCAGCATGCTGCTTGTCTTACAGCTACGCAGATGGTTCAGTACATTGCGATCATTCGGCGGACTCGTGAAGCCAGTCGCTTGCGCCAGGCGATAGGCCCAATTATTTTTGGGCGTCATCGACCAGGACGAAAGCGCTGAGCCCGACATGAGCACGGCTTTGTGAAAGAGATTACGTGTTTGTTCGGTCAGCATCATATAATGTGTGGATGCGCCGCCCGCGCTCTCTCCAAGAACGGTTATGTTGTCTGGATCGCCGCCAAAAAAGTGACAATTACGCTTGACCCAGCGCAAAGCGAGCACCTGGTCCTTGAGGCCAGCATTGCCAGGTACATCGAGTTGCTCATCGTCCAGTGTGAGAAAGCCCAGCACGCCCACGCGGTAAGAGATGGTGACTAACACCACATGCTCCATCATAAAGTAGTCTGGACTGTAGAGATCACGCGAGGCCTCCCCCATTTGAAAGCCGCCGCCATAGATCCAGACCAAAACAGGCATAGGCTTTTGTGGATGCAGCTGCGAAatgaatatattatatgaaatatatgtgGGCATAGGTAGCCTCGAACTGCGAGAAATCCATCAACTTACGTCTCTTGTGTGAACGTTGAGATATAGACAGTCTTCGCTGCCCTGCACTTGGTTTAGCACCAAGTTCACCTGGCAGGGCTTTGAGCGCTCCCGAGTGCAGCGCTTGATCTCGGACCAAGGCTCTGGCTCGACGGGCGCCTTGAAGCGCAGCTCTCCCAGCGGGGGCTTGGCGAAGGGAACGCCCTCGAAGCTGCAGTAGTTGTTGCCATAAATCGAGCGCCACTTGACGCCCTTCACCTTGCCATAAACGGTGTCTGCCACCACCTTATCCTTGctgcgcagtcgctgctgctttgtctTGAACTTGACATAGCTGTGAAGTAAGAACAACAAGTGAAGCAATTAGTTAGTGCAATCGCCTGCGTTTATTAGACAGCTAAGTGCTCTAAATACGCGTAAAATTCCTGGTGTTTGGAATaagcattattaattatttatttattctggtttgtttgtaaacaattgCTAGACACTTTGGGCGGGCTTCCATCATATAAGTTCGTGAGCATTCGCCCATGGGCAAAACTCATTTTCTAGTATGTACGTGCGTAAAGAATACTAAAATACAcaagttgtaaatttttggCGATAGCCGAGCAACATCGAAGAAATGGCTCAAAGTATCTTATGCTCAAAAATTCACTTAACTATAGATTTGACATAGACAATGCAGCTTATTgccaaactaaattatttggATTCGATTGTTGATAGACACGATAGATTCACGGCTGTCAATATTTCTAGGTGATAAGACCAAATATTTTACAGTAATAAATGAAACGTTGGACCTATCGCCCTCAACCCAGGGACTAAAAGCTTTCTCATAAATGTGCACTCTCTACTATGCTAcagcaatattttttcttcttccgTGTCCAGTATTCTCGGCCTTATCTTCTATCACTtctatattaaaatacttaagcACACTCGCCTCTTGCGTCTCTTACATCTCTTCTTACCGAATTCACaatattttcttcttttctgCACTTTTGTTTTCCAAACTATTGTATTTGACTCTATCAATCCTACGAGCAGCTTCTCTTTGAATTTTACATACGTCTCCGACATCAACACGTTGATGCTCTATCTGTCCCGCTCAGCCTTTTTCTACAGAACATTCGAGTAccgcgtgtttttttttgccaatttcGTTCCGCACTAAGTTAATCACACATATGACACATAAAATGACGccgtcgttttttttttttcaagagTTTTAAAGTACTCTCCAGCGAACTACAGCTTTAAGATGCACTTTAATTTTGACAACCTTCACGGCTTGAactattaaaatgtttgcgcCACTCGAGAAAAACGTTTTTACTTTTCGATCGTGATACTAATTAAACGTTCCTGGTCGACATCTCATATTTTGTAAGATATACATCtgttatttattacttatttatttataagactACAATCCTAACTGTGGCAAATGAAACGTTtataatgaataattaattaaagtattgTTCGGTTGTTCTTGAAAGcgtaaaatttaacaaaataaaattctctTGTAACTTAGTATGgtaaaaattttttgtacCTTAGTACGAAAAATGGCATCTTCCCGACTACTCtcttatcaatttttaatatcacCTTTAAATCTAATCACCGCCTGTTAAATCTGAAAATGAGTACAAATTCGACTTACAAAACTTTAGACTATCCTGATTGGctaattatatattgaaactatgtatgtataaaaaaatgaatttttcttGATGACGTCACCTTCCATAGCAAAGCCATCAGTTATTTAGGATTTTgtagtatttttaattcaaaaaatgttaaattcaattaaaaaatgtttgcatagtctttacaatatttgtttggaattaaagaaaaaatattataaagaaaaaaattaaggGCTTAGCATTGTGTTAGTTTAGGTTTTTCTCCACCTTATCCACTAGACTACTGCTAATTGAGTGAGTCAGTCGACAAAAGGAACTTTGTCAAGAAAGTCATTTTAATTCTGAAACAAGGCGACTGTAAAATTTGAGCTTCtcctaaaatatatttttcatgaTAATGTTTACTGTATTTGTCATTTAAGTTTTCATCGTTTCTTACTTAAATGTAATTGATCCAGCTGAATACCTATTCACAAACTTCGCACACTAACATTGAAAAATCGACGAATTATGAGTAAAAACTGCTTCATGTAAATTTCAAGTGCGTTACGATTTACACAACGACGCGTGAGTCGATCCTCACCAGACCAAGCATTCTCGATACTGCAACCAATACGCGATAGATTTCAAGTGTTagaatatgtatataaaaaatatccGCTAGGCAACTCATACTGCTATAAATCACACGAAATACTACACTTGCGTCCAGTGTGGTGaagcaattaattagcagctgGCAGGCACTTCTTACTGGCGAGCACAACCTTGGCGC encodes:
- the LOC108602726 gene encoding esterase B1; amino-acid sequence: MSFDIAIADQMRIALNYVKFKTKQQRLRSKDKVVADTVYGKVKGVKWRSIYGNNYCSFEGVPFAKPPLGELRFKAPVEPEPWSEIKRCTRERSKPCQVNLVLNQVQGSEDCLYLNVHTRDLHPQKPMPVLVWIYGGGFQMGEASRDLYSPDYFMMEHVVLVTISYRVGVLGFLTLDDEQLDVPGNAGLKDQVLALRWVKRNCHFFGGDPDNITVLGESAGGASTHYMMLTEQTRNLFHKAVLMSGSALSSWSMTPKNNWAYRLAQATGFTSPPNDRNVLNHLRSCKTSSMLRMAEEIITMEERHQRKLMFSFAPTVEPYESAHCVIPKPPLEMMRNCWGNEIPMIVGGNSFEGLLVFPEIRKWPGLLCELGDCEFVTPEDAGLNVEQRRAFGKQLRAAYFGDKQPSLATLLEYCDLCSYKYFWHSIHRTLLSRALNAPKVPTYLYRFDFDSKHFNIMRIITCGRKVRGTCHADDLSYLFYNAAAKKLKRRTAEFKTIRRLVCMLVQFSATGNPSTPLAAQDTTDDEKPAQPWLPISQEDAVFRCLNISHDVQVMDLPEADKLRLWDSMYLDKRLLY